The following are from one region of the Candidatus Polarisedimenticolaceae bacterium genome:
- a CDS encoding sulfurtransferase TusA family protein, producing MSDVKEDRLLDASGLSCPMPVVRAAKEMKALAAGQVLKIIATDRGSLADIPAWADDTGNELLSSATEGAAFVFFVRKGAD from the coding sequence GTGAGCGACGTGAAGGAAGACCGCTTGCTCGACGCCTCCGGCCTCTCGTGCCCGATGCCGGTCGTGCGGGCCGCAAAGGAGATGAAGGCGCTCGCCGCGGGGCAGGTGCTCAAGATCATCGCGACCGATCGTGGGTCCCTCGCCGACATCCCGGCGTGGGCCGACGACACCGGCAACGAGCTGCTCTCGTCGGCCACCGAAGGTGCGGCGTTCGTCTTCTTCGTCCGCAAAGGCGCGGATTAG
- a CDS encoding UbiD family decarboxylase, translated as MSEPTFPSLRPFIDRLKMDRDLAVVTARVSPKLEIAEIHRRVIAAGGPALLFTTVDGSDVPVATNLFGTERRARLAFGERAPKLVRRLAGLVETILPPTPAKLWGARDLLFEARRIGLKQRTRGPVAEIVTSDVRLDRLPVLTTWPEDGGPFVTLPLVLTRHPDTGSTNLGMYRLQVHDPRTLGMHWQIGKGGGFHYAVAETRGEALPVTVFLGGPPALILAAIAPLPENVPELMLASLIAGEKLATCAGPGPHPLIAEAEIALVGSVPPKVRRPEGPFGDHYGYYSLRHDYPVFEVSHVARRKDAIYPATVVGKPRQEDFFIGDLLQDLLSPLFPLVMPGVRALWSYGETGYHSLAAAVVRERYKREAMASAFRILGEGQLSLTKFLLVVDREVDLKDFKTVLMHLLARTRPETDLFVFSNVSMDTLDYTGPVVNEGSKGVWLGLGDPVRELPREYKPQVSPPADARDPRVFCPGCLVVGAPSSADDPGAAARFAAHPSFAGWPLLVVTDEPARAVASTMNFLWTTFTRFEPGADVHAAATRIVRNHVTFTPPIAIDARRHPGFPDELAADEATARLVDRRWKEYFPKGVAMGDSGKGHLS; from the coding sequence ATGTCCGAGCCGACCTTTCCGAGCCTGCGTCCGTTCATCGACCGTTTGAAGATGGACCGCGACCTCGCGGTCGTGACCGCCCGGGTGTCGCCGAAGCTCGAGATCGCGGAGATTCACCGGCGGGTCATCGCGGCGGGAGGGCCGGCGCTCCTCTTCACGACCGTCGACGGATCCGACGTCCCGGTCGCGACGAATCTCTTCGGCACGGAGAGGCGCGCGCGCCTCGCCTTCGGAGAGAGAGCTCCCAAGCTCGTCCGCCGCCTCGCCGGCCTCGTCGAGACGATCCTGCCGCCGACGCCCGCGAAGCTCTGGGGCGCTCGCGATCTCCTCTTCGAGGCGCGACGCATCGGCTTGAAGCAGCGCACGAGAGGACCCGTGGCGGAGATCGTCACCTCCGATGTCCGGCTCGACCGCCTCCCCGTGCTCACGACGTGGCCGGAGGACGGCGGGCCGTTCGTCACGCTTCCGCTCGTGCTCACGCGGCACCCCGACACCGGATCGACGAACCTCGGCATGTATCGCCTTCAGGTCCACGATCCGCGGACGCTCGGGATGCACTGGCAGATCGGGAAGGGAGGAGGCTTCCACTACGCCGTCGCCGAGACGCGCGGCGAAGCGTTGCCCGTCACCGTCTTTCTGGGCGGGCCGCCGGCGCTGATTCTCGCTGCGATCGCGCCGCTCCCCGAGAACGTTCCCGAGCTGATGCTGGCGTCGCTCATCGCCGGCGAGAAGCTCGCGACCTGCGCCGGCCCCGGACCTCATCCCCTGATCGCGGAGGCCGAGATCGCGCTCGTCGGCTCGGTGCCCCCGAAGGTTCGCCGTCCCGAGGGACCGTTCGGCGACCACTACGGCTATTACTCGCTGCGGCACGACTACCCCGTCTTCGAGGTCTCCCACGTCGCGCGGCGCAAGGACGCGATCTACCCCGCGACCGTGGTCGGCAAGCCGCGGCAGGAGGACTTCTTCATCGGCGATCTCCTCCAGGACCTTCTCTCTCCGCTGTTCCCCCTCGTCATGCCGGGGGTGCGCGCGCTCTGGTCGTACGGCGAGACCGGGTACCACTCGCTCGCCGCCGCCGTCGTCCGCGAGCGCTACAAGCGCGAGGCGATGGCGTCGGCGTTCCGCATCCTCGGCGAGGGGCAGCTCTCGCTGACCAAGTTCCTCCTCGTCGTCGATCGCGAGGTCGATCTCAAGGATTTCAAGACGGTCCTCATGCATCTGCTCGCGCGCACGCGGCCGGAGACCGATCTCTTCGTCTTCTCGAACGTCTCGATGGACACGCTCGATTACACCGGCCCCGTCGTGAACGAAGGCTCGAAGGGCGTCTGGCTCGGTCTCGGCGATCCGGTGCGCGAGCTTCCCCGCGAGTACAAGCCGCAGGTATCGCCTCCCGCCGACGCGCGCGATCCGCGCGTCTTCTGTCCCGGATGCCTCGTCGTCGGCGCCCCTTCTTCCGCCGACGATCCCGGCGCGGCCGCGAGATTCGCCGCGCACCCTTCATTTGCCGGGTGGCCGCTCCTCGTCGTGACCGACGAGCCGGCGCGCGCCGTCGCCTCGACGATGAACTTCCTCTGGACGACCTTCACGCGATTCGAGCCCGGCGCGGACGTTCACGCCGCCGCGACCCGGATCGTGCGCAACCACGTCACGTTCACGCCGCCGATCGCGATCGACGCGCGCCGCCACCCCGGCTTTCCGGACGAGCTGGCCGCCGACGAGGCGACCGCGCGCCTCGTGGACCGTCGCTGGAAGGAATACTTCCCAAAGGGTGTCGCGATGGGCGACTCGGGAAAGGGCCATCTGAGCTGA
- a CDS encoding NAD-binding protein: MERPILVCGLDALGVAVIRRLIARGIAARALAAPTEAASYAHELERLGVPVCVGVARSAGALQAAGLQDAAALVLTADDDAENVDAALTARRLSPEVPIVARIFDPSLGAYLEESGAGLTILSVSGLASPRYAELAEKVALPAGTARPSAEGRSHARSSLRVDPILVRLTIVTTLVVVFSVWFFARALGLSPFDAFYFVVESITNTGFGDVPMGAAGIPSRLLTIALMIGGAGLLALVYALITGWFVARRFDVLQGRVPERGSDHVVIAGAGNVGFRVAQLLAEKGRSVVVIEREGSSVNAAQLRAEGRHVIVGDAGLDESLELAAVGRASVVMALTDSDAVNLRMALAVRRRHEEVPIVLRLISPELSEHLHGRRGMTIVSPIAVASERIADAAVEAILR, from the coding sequence TTGGAGCGTCCCATCCTCGTCTGCGGGCTCGATGCGCTCGGCGTCGCGGTCATTCGCCGGCTCATCGCACGAGGAATCGCCGCGCGCGCGCTCGCGGCACCAACGGAGGCCGCGAGCTACGCGCACGAGCTCGAGCGTCTCGGCGTCCCGGTGTGCGTCGGCGTCGCGAGATCCGCGGGGGCGCTTCAGGCCGCCGGGCTTCAGGATGCGGCGGCGTTGGTCCTGACCGCGGACGACGATGCGGAGAACGTCGACGCGGCCCTCACCGCGCGACGCTTGAGCCCCGAAGTTCCGATCGTCGCGCGCATCTTCGATCCGTCGCTCGGCGCGTATCTCGAGGAGTCGGGCGCCGGCCTGACGATCCTGAGCGTGTCCGGTCTCGCTTCCCCTCGATATGCGGAGCTGGCGGAGAAGGTTGCGTTGCCCGCGGGGACAGCGCGCCCGTCCGCCGAGGGCCGGTCGCACGCGCGCTCCTCTCTCCGCGTCGATCCCATCCTCGTGCGTCTCACGATCGTCACGACCCTCGTCGTCGTCTTCTCGGTCTGGTTCTTCGCACGGGCGCTCGGCCTCTCGCCGTTCGACGCGTTCTACTTCGTCGTCGAGTCGATCACGAACACGGGGTTCGGCGACGTTCCGATGGGCGCCGCCGGAATCCCTTCCCGGCTGCTCACGATCGCGCTCATGATCGGCGGCGCCGGACTGCTCGCGCTCGTCTACGCGCTCATCACCGGGTGGTTCGTCGCGCGGCGCTTCGACGTCCTGCAAGGTCGGGTGCCGGAGCGCGGGAGCGATCACGTCGTGATCGCGGGCGCCGGCAACGTCGGATTTCGCGTCGCACAGCTCCTGGCGGAGAAGGGCCGCAGCGTCGTCGTCATCGAGCGGGAAGGCAGCAGCGTCAACGCCGCCCAGCTCCGCGCGGAGGGCCGTCACGTCATCGTCGGCGACGCAGGGCTCGACGAATCGCTCGAGCTGGCGGCGGTCGGCCGCGCGTCCGTCGTCATGGCGCTCACCGACTCCGACGCCGTCAACCTGCGCATGGCCCTCGCCGTGCGGCGGCGGCACGAGGAGGTCCCGATCGTCCTGCGTCTGATCTCGCCCGAGCTGTCCGAGCACCTCCACGGGCGCCGTGGGATGACGATCGTCTCGCCGATCGCCGTCGCCAGCGAGCGGATCGCGGACGCAGCGGTCGAAGCTATACTGCGATGA
- a CDS encoding DsrE/DsrF/DrsH-like family protein, which yields MIEATLGEEAIRRIVREEIEAAFKKDTASRKAAIIASKGTLDWAYPPLILGTAAAAAGMDTSIFFTFYGLNVVHKEFESRLKVSPVANPGMPMPVPMPDLVNALPGMQGFATMMMKSMFKKKNVAPIRELLDVARESGVKLIACQMTMDVFGFTADDFVPGVTFGGAAAFLSHARRCHLTLFV from the coding sequence ATGATCGAGGCCACGCTCGGCGAAGAAGCGATCCGCCGGATCGTTCGCGAAGAAATCGAAGCCGCGTTCAAGAAAGACACGGCGTCGCGCAAGGCCGCGATCATCGCCTCGAAGGGGACGCTCGACTGGGCGTATCCGCCGCTGATCCTCGGCACCGCCGCGGCGGCCGCCGGGATGGACACCTCGATCTTCTTCACCTTCTACGGCCTGAATGTCGTGCACAAGGAGTTCGAATCGCGTCTCAAGGTGTCACCGGTCGCAAACCCGGGGATGCCGATGCCGGTGCCGATGCCCGACCTCGTGAACGCGCTTCCCGGCATGCAGGGGTTCGCGACGATGATGATGAAGTCGATGTTCAAGAAGAAGAACGTCGCGCCGATCCGCGAGCTGCTCGACGTCGCGCGCGAGTCCGGCGTGAAGCTGATCGCCTGCCAGATGACGATGGACGTCTTCGGCTTCACCGCGGACGACTTCGTCCCCGGCGTCACGTTCGGCGGCGCCGCAGCGTTCCTCTCGCACGCGCGGCGCTGCCATCTCACCCTGTTCGTCTGA
- a CDS encoding 4'-phosphopantetheinyl transferase superfamily protein, giving the protein MMPRWEIVDLDAGAEDVAAARTVLAPDELARAARFLREEDRRRFAMARSALRRTLAREMGADPRAIAFRYGPNGKPSLEGNELRFNLSHAGGRALIAWTDGGEIGVDIENVRPVRFGEKIARRYFSDDERRAFGGISDARWNETFFRCWTRKEAFIKAIGDGLSYPLRSFDVPMGVRVADGSIRADGARRWRLDSIDAGPGFVAAIVTEREGSRGSS; this is encoded by the coding sequence ATGATGCCGCGCTGGGAGATCGTCGATCTCGACGCAGGCGCCGAGGATGTCGCGGCTGCGCGGACGGTCCTGGCGCCCGACGAGCTCGCTCGCGCAGCTCGATTCTTGCGTGAGGAGGATCGTCGCCGCTTCGCGATGGCGCGGTCGGCGCTCCGGCGCACGCTCGCGCGCGAGATGGGCGCCGACCCTCGAGCGATCGCCTTCCGGTACGGCCCCAACGGGAAGCCGTCGCTCGAGGGAAACGAGCTTCGTTTCAACTTGTCGCACGCGGGCGGGCGCGCGCTCATCGCGTGGACCGACGGCGGCGAGATCGGCGTCGACATCGAGAACGTGCGCCCGGTCCGCTTCGGCGAGAAGATCGCCCGCCGTTACTTCTCGGACGACGAGCGGCGCGCCTTCGGCGGCATCTCGGACGCGCGTTGGAACGAGACCTTCTTCCGCTGCTGGACTCGCAAGGAAGCCTTCATCAAGGCGATCGGCGACGGTCTGTCCTATCCGCTGCGCTCGTTCGACGTCCCGATGGGAGTCCGCGTTGCCGACGGTTCCATAAGAGCCGACGGCGCACGCCGGTGGCGTCTCGACTCGATCGACGCGGGTCCGGGGTTCGTCGCCGCGATCGTCACCGAGCGGGAAGGCTCCCGAGGATCTTCCTGA